Genomic window (Kosakonia sp. BYX6):
CCTCGGCGCTGGATGTGTCCGTGCAGGCGGAGATCCTCAATCTGCTGGCGGCATTGCACCAGGAGTCGCAGTTAACCTATTTGATGGTGACGCATGATTTGGGCGTTATCGCCCATTTGTGCCAGAAGGTGGCGGTGATGCAGTACGGCAAAATCCTCGAGACATTAACCGTTGATGCGTTGGTTAGCGGCGCGGCGCAAACGGATTACACGCGGATGTTGGTGAATGCCAGCCAGCAATACAGCCGGGAGATGGCGCGGGAAGTCGCGGCGTATTGAGGTCTGCGGGATTATAAATCGTGGGATCGTAGGCCGGATAAGGCGTTAGCCGCCATCCGGCAAAGAATGCCTGCTGGCGCTTCGCTTATCAGGCCTACGGGGTTTTCCGCTACAGATAACTTTTTTGTCAGCGCAAATCTCACCGCGAAGGTGTTGAGTCCCCGCCGAAATCGGCGAACCGAAGAGTGAATGACAAGGTCTGGACGCCATGGATGGCGGCCAGAGGCGAACCGAGACAGGATGTCGAGTCGAGCCGACCGCAGGAAGACACTCGGGAGGTGAGCGAAGTGGGAAGCACCGATTTCCCCGCGGGGTCGCGGGGATTGATAAGGGGAGCGCGATAGCTCCCCTTATCCCGTTCACGTTCGGTGAAGTTAAGGCGTCTACCGCTCGTAGGGTGAACGGAACTGTACCACTGTGGCGGGAGTGGCCATCCGGCAAACAATGCCCGGTGGCGCTGATTGCCGGATGGCGCTTCGCTTATCCGGCCTACAAAACCCATTTACAAAACCGGCCTGCGGTCTTAACGCAATAACGGGCAATCCGGCGGTAGCCGGCATTGCAGGGCGTTAGGCACCACTTCGATGCGAAAACGCTCGCCGCGCAGCGGTTCGCCGTCGAGGTTAAAGGTGATTTCGTGAGGGGCGCGGACTTCAAACCACGCGGATTTGCCATCGACAATATGCGGGTTTTCCTCCGGCTGCGTCAGCGTGGTGAACAGCGCGGGCAAAATCTCATCGCCGGTGAAAATACGCAAATGCAGCAAACCGTCATTGATCAGTGCCTGCGGGCAGAGTTGCTGACCACCGCCGGCCTGGCGGCCATTACCGATGCCAATCACCAGCGCGTCGCCCTGCCAGCGGAAATCGTCGCCGGTGATTTCGCAGCGATCCGCTTTCAACATATCCATGCGCATCAGCCCATGAATCAAATAAGAGACACCGCCAAGCGCGGCTTTCAGTTTTTCCGGCGTTTCGCTGGTGATGCGCGTTCCGAAACCGCCCGTCGCCATATTGATAAAACAGGTTTTGTCGTTCACCCGCGCAATATCAATCGGCACCGCTTTACCGACAATCGCCAACTGAAGCGCTTTATCGAGCGGTTCTGGAATGGCCGCGCTGGTGGCGAAATCATTGGCCGTGCCGAGCGGCAAAATACCCAGCGCCGGAACATTCTCGCCTTCGCAACTCACCAGCGCCGTCGCCACTTCATTAATGGTGCCGTCGCCGCCACCGGCAATCACCGTCGACACACCAAGCTGCAACGCTTCCTGGACATAACGCCCGGCGTCGCCTTTCTCCCAGGTGACGCGCACCTGAATATCCATGCCTTCGTCGCGCAGCAGTTTCACTGCTTCGCGAAGCGGGTCGTCTCCGGCATTTTTGCCATTGAGAATCAATAAACTTGTGGGAAATGCACTCATTCTTTTCATCCTGACAGAATTTGATGTGCAAAGTGTAATTCAGGAAAAAGCAGGGCGGGAGAAAAGCAGCGAAATGCTGAAAAAAAATCAGCCTGCGTAAGGGAGATTACGCAGGCTAAGGAGGTGGTTCCTGGTACAGCTAGCATTTATGGGTTATGTTTTTCAGCGAGATGCATAATACCCGCATTAACCGGGGCGGTATGTGATCCGATTCTAAGAATCTTCGCACAGTAAAAATAACCCTGCTAAATTAGTTGCCGTGCGGGTTTCGCGTTGTCTGACCAGTGAAATTGCGCATTAACAGCGCATATTCCAGTGTCATATCCTGTGGAACCGGCAGCCAAACGGTGTAACCATCGCCCGGCGCGACCGCCATCGCTTCCCCTTTGGCGTTTTCCATATGTTCCAGCGTGAAATTGACATTGCCCTGTGGCGTCATCAACTCCAGGCTATCGCCGACGGAGAACTTGTTTTTAACCGTCACCGCCGCGAAATCGCCTTTGCGCTCACCGGTGAATTCGCCGACAAACTGCTGGCGCTCAGAAACCGAATAACCGTATTCGTAGTTCTGATAATCATCGTGAGTGTGGCGGCGCAAAAAGCCTTCGGTGTAACCCCGGTGCGCCAGCCCTTCCAGCGTTTCCAGTAGCGATGTGTCGAACGGCTTGCCCGCAGCGGCGTCATCAATCGCTTTGCGATAAACCTGTGCGGTGCGGGCGCAATAGTAAAACGATTTGGTGCGGCCTTCGATTTTCAGCGAATGCACACCCATTTGCGTCAGGCGCTCAACATGCGCAATCGCGCGCAAATCTTTTGAGTTCATGATGTAAGTGCCATGTTCGTCTTCGAAGGCGGTCATGTACTCGCCCGGACGCTGCGCTTCCTCAATCATAAACACTTTATCGGTTGGCGCGCCGACACCCAGCGTTGGTTCGATGTTCTGCACTGGAATCGGCTCGTGAACGTGTACGATATTACCGACAGCGTCTTCTTTGCCTTCCTGCACGTTGTATTCCCAGCGGCAGGCATTGGTGCAGGTGCCCTGGTTCGGGTCACGTTTGTTGATATAGCCAGAAAGTAAGCAACGGCCGGAGTAGGCCATGCACAGCGCGCCGTGAACGAAGATTTCGATTTCCATTTCCGGCACTTGCGCGCGGATTTCGGCAATCTCTTCCAGCGACAGTTCACGTGAGAGGATCACGCGCGAGAGACCCATTTGCTGCCAGAATTTCACCGTTGCCCAGTTCACGGCGTTTGCCTGAACAGAGAGGTGAATTGGCATGTCAGGGAAGTTTTCGCGCACCATCATGATAAGCCCCGGATCGGACATAATCAGCGCATCCGGCCCCATATCCACCACCGGCTTTAAATCGCGGATAAACGTTTTCAACTTGGCGTTGTGCGGCGCGATATTCACTACCACGTAAAACTGTTTGCCCAGCGCATGGGCTTCGTTAATACCGATTTGCAGATTTTCGTGATTGAATTCGTTATTGCGCACGCGCAGTGAGTAACGTGGCTGCCCGGCGTAGACGGCGTCTGCGCCATAAGCGAAAGCGTAACGCATATTTTTCAGCGTTCCCGCCGGGGAAAGGAGTTCCGGTTTAAACATGATGGTCTCATTCTGATGACAGGTCAGATCGCCCCACGTGAATGGGGCGGCAGGGGAGTTCCCCTGAATTTAGGGCGGGAATTGTAGCGCCGCGTGCGGGGGGAGTAAACCTGCGCGTTAGTTCACGCGCAGATAGGTGCCGTCGGCGCTGACGTTATGACCAAAACCGCAGTTTTCGGCATTATCGGTCTTCGCGTTGAGCGTGTGCCCATCCGCTGAAAGCGCCATAGAAATGGTGCACTGCATACCAAAGTCTTTGATAACAATCGCGCCTTTCCCCGCTTTCAGCGTCACTTTTTCGCTGAATCCGCCGATGTTCGGCCCGGAATAAAGCCCCATTAAACCAAAGTACGCGCCTTCCCAGTCCGCTTGATAAGTCTCTTTATCCTGCGGTTTGAGAATGAGCGTTTCAAAAATGCCGCGCCCGGCATATTGCCAGTACTCCCCGGCAGGCGAGGTGGGTTTTGGTAGTGCGTCCAGCTTGTCCTGAATGCGCGACAGGTTATATTTCGACTTTTTGTCATCCGGCAAAATGGAAAGCCAGGCCTGCGCTTTGCGGTATTCCCCTTCGCGAATGTACGTCAGCGCCACGTTGTTGTAGGCCGTGGCCTGCAACGCATCGTGGGAATCCTGCACGTTGGCATCGCACTGCTCCTGCCATGCCGCCTGCTGTTCAAAAGCTTCCCGCGCTTTCGGGTAATTTTTCGCTTTGTAGAACTGTTCGCCTTGTTTCGCATACGTGGGGATTTTCGCGCAGTCCGCGTCCATCTGCGCTTCGGTTATCTCTGCCTGACAACCAAAAGCCGCCAACATCAGCGTCAGCGCGCCGTAAGTGTATTTCCTCACCGTCCCTTTCCTTTTTTTAGAATTATGCCAATTTGCAGGCGTCCGCCTCCCAGCGATACCCGACGCCGTACACCGCGCGAATAAAGGATTGCTCCTCGTCCAGCGCTTCCAGTTTTCGACGTAAGTTTTTGATATGGCTATCGATAGTACGGTCGGTCACCACGCGGTAGTCATCATACAGATGATTCAGCAGTTGTTCACGGGAGAAGACTTTGCCCGGCTCGCTGGAAAGCGTTTTCAGCAGGCGGAACTCCGCCGGGGTGAGATCCAGCAGTTTGTTGTGCCAGCTTGCCTGGAAGCGGCCTTCATCAACAATCAGCGGGCTTTCGGCATCAAGCCGCTCCAACTCACGCTGCGGTTTGCAGCGGCGCAGAATGGTTTTTACGCGAGCAACGACTTCGCGCGGGCTGTACGGCTTGCAGATATAGTCATCGGCGCCAATTTCCAGCCCCAGCAGGCGGTCGATCTCTTCAATTTTGGCCGTCACCATAATGATCGGCACATTGGAGAAGCGACGGATTTCCCGGCATAACGTTAAGCCATCGGTACCCGGCAGCATCAAATCCAGCAGGATCATATCCGGCGGCGTCTGGCGCACAAAAGAGAGCACTTGATCGCCGTGATTAATCAGCGTCGGTGCGTAGCTTGCCGCGCGCAGATAGTCGATCAGCAACTGCCCAAGCTTGGGTTCATCTTCGACGATCAGGATGCGTGGCGTGTTTTCATCAATCGGTAACTCAGTCATACATCTCTCGTTTTTTCGCGTTCAAGCGGTAGTTCAACTGTAATGCTAACCCCGCCAAATGGCGAGTGCGCCGCGTGGATAGCGCCACCGTGCGCTTCCACAATATTCAAACAGATAGCCAGTCCTAAGCCCGATCCGCCACTGGCGCGGTTGCGCGACCCTTCTGTGCGGTAGAAGCGCTCAAACAGGCGTTGCAATTGCTCATCAGTCACGCCTGGCGTGCTGTCGGAAAAACGCAGAATCAGCGTCTTGTCGCGAGTCATCAACTGCACTCGCGTTTGCCCGCCGCTGTCGGTGTAGCGCAGGCTGTTTTCCAGCAGATTATTAAAAAGCTGCATCAGACGATCCGGATCGCCAAATACCGTGGCGCTCTCCGGGACGTCAAGTGATAACGTCAGGTTGCGGCTGGCGAAACGTTCGCGGAACGCGCCAGCGGCAATCTCCACCAGCGTGACTACATCAACGGAGGTTTTCTGGTACGCCAGCGCGCCTTCATCGGACATTGAAAGCTGGTGCAAATCGTCCACCAGTTTGGTCAGCGTCCCCACTTCAGCCTGCAACGAGGTGACCGATTCCGGGGTAAATTGCCGTACGCCGTCCTGAATCGCTTCCAGCTCGCCGCGCAGCACCGCCAGCGGTGTGCGCAGCTCATGGGAAATATCCGCCATAAAATCGCGGCGCATTTGCTGGTTTTTTTCCAGCGTGCTGGCGAGTTGGTTAAAGTCGCGCGCCAGCCTGCCGAGTTCATCCTGGCTGCCCGGTTTAACGCGGGTGGAGAAATCCCCGGAGGCAAGTTTGTGCGTGCCGTCGACCAGCCGTTTGACCGGTGCCAGCAAACCGCGCGCCAGCGGGAAGGTCGCCAGCGCCGCCAGCAGGGTGGCCAGGCCGACAATTACCCAACTGGTGCGCCGCTGTTGGCGGTCGAAGTTGATATCGGTATTGCGCGTCAGTTTTTCCACCGGCGAAGCAATCACCCACCCAACAGGCGCGTTGTTCACGGTAATTGCCCGGCGAGCGCCGTCAGCCGGAACAGGGCTGCGCGGGCCAACCAGCACCTTATTATTCTGATCCACCACCCAGAATCGTGTGCGCCAGCCGTGCGGCGGCATGTCCGGGCGATCTGGCGGGCCGGCTTCGTCGTCCGGCCCTGGTCCCATATCGCGCTCCGGACCGCCGGGGCGGGGGCCTGGCCGGTTTTCATCATGCTCGTTTTCACGATCAAACGAGCGGAGGATCTGGAATATCACCCGGTCGTTATGCCGTAAAAATTGCCAGTCACCGTGCTGGGTGTATTGATCAGCCAGCGTGTCCGTTAACATCTGCAAGCGCAGCTCGTTACCACGCTTGATGTAGTTCATAAAGTCGTGTTCAAAGCTGATGCGCACCGCCCAGTGGGTAGCGAACAGCAGCATGATGCAGGTGGTTAAGATGGCTAAAAAGAGTTTGGCCGTAATGCCCGGCCGCCAGAACTTCATGATTTTCTCCTGTTGCGACGGGCAATCACGACGTTTTGGCTGGCGTCATTGGGGACGCGGGCGAAAATGAACGCCGGTAGTGAAATAATCACCGCCATACTGAGGTAAGCGTAAAGGAAAACATGGTGCGCAACACCGCTGTCCGCCGACAAATGTAGCTGGCCGAACGCGCCGAGCAGCAGCCCGGCGACGGTGACACCAATACTCATCGATAATTGCATTATCATCGACAGCAAGCTGTTGCCGCTGCTCGCCAGGTCGTCCGGCAGGTCTTTCAGCGTCAGCGTATTCATTGATGAGAAACGCATCGAGTTAACCATCCCCTGGCAGAACAGCACCACCGGCAGCAGGTAATACCAGCCAAGCAGGGCGGTCGCCATGAACAGCAGGCTAATCAGCGCCAGCCCCAGCGTAGAGCAGACCAGCGCCCGGCGGTAACCAAAGCGGTTCACCACCTGCACGACAATGCGCTTCATGCCCATGCTCCCGAGCACCATCGGGATCATCATTAAACCTGCATGAAATGGCGAAAAGCCCAGGCCAATTTGCAAGAACACCGGCGTCATAAACGGCAACATGCCGCTGCCGACGCGTCCGGCGAAACTGCCCGCCAGACCGAGTGAAAACGAAGGTGTGCGAAACAAGTTCAGGTTAAACAGTGCGCCGTCATTACCTTTGGCATGCAGCAGATAACAGACAATCGCTGCTGTACCGACAGCGACCAGCCCGCCGAGTTGCCAGCTCGCCAGCCCCAGCCCGTGGCTACCGTCGAGCGCCAGCGTCAGCGTCGCCATGCCGCAGGCTAACAGCACAAAACCCGCCATATCGAAACGGCGGGTTTGCAGCTTGTAATTGGGCATCAGGGTCAGGGTGGCAATCGCGCCGATAATGCCGACCGGCAGGTTAATCAGGAAGATCCAGTGCCAGGATGCGTATTCCACCAGTACCCCGCCGAGCGCCGGGCCAAGCAGCGGGCCGACTTGTCCCGGTAACGTAACGAAGGTCATCGCCGCCATATATTGGTCGCGCGGGACGATTTTCATCACCGTCAATCTGCCGACCGGCACCATCATCGCGCCGCCGACGCCTTGCAACACGCGCGCCATCACCAGTTGATCGAGCGTGGCGGCCTGCGCGCAAAACAGCGAACCGGTGGTGAACAGCACAATGGCGACAAAAAAGATATTGCGCACGCCAACGCGGTCCGCCAGCCAGCCGCTGGCGGGCAACATCACCGCCACCGTTAGCACATAGGAAACCACCACCATATGCATGTGCAGCGGGCTTTCCCCGAGGCTTTTCGCCATCGAGGGCAGGGCGGTGTTAACAATCGTCGTATCCAACGACTGCATAAAGAAACCAAAGGCGACAATCCATAGCTGCCAGCGGATATGTTTAGGTAGTTCACTCATTCACTAACGGGTTCTCTTGCGTTGCGGCTAAAACGGGTACGCAGGCGGTCAAAAAAGAGGTAGACCACCGGCGTGGTGTACAACGTCAGAAGTTGGCTCATTACTAGCCCGCCGACAATGGTTATGCCCAGCGGCTGGCGCAGTTCAGACCCGTCGCCACCGGAGATAACCAGCGGCAGCGCGCCAAACAGTGCCGCCAATGTGGTCATCATGATCGGGCGAAAACGCAGCAGGCAGGCCTGGAAAATGGCTTCTTCGGCGCTCAGATTACCCTGGCGCTGCGCGTCGAGGGCGAAATCGACCATCATAATGGCATTTTTCTTCACAATGCCGATCAGCAACATAATGCCGATGAGCGCTATCAAGCTAAACGGCGCGCCGAACAATTCCAGCGCCAGCAGCGCGCCGACGCCCGCCGATGGCAATGTTGAGAGAATGGTCAGCGGATGAACGTAGCTCTCATACAAAATCCCCAGCACGATATAGACCGTGGCAATCGCCGCCAGGATCAGGATCACCTGTGAATTCATGGTTTCCTGGAAGACTTGCGCCGTACCGGCAAAACTGCCGCGCACGCTGGACGGCACGCCCAACTGCGTCATCGCGCGGTTGATCGCATCACTGGCTTCGGACAACGACGTGCCGGTCGGCAAGTTAAAAGCGATGGTCGATGCCGCCGACAGCCCCTGGTGGTTCACCGACAGCGGCGCGTTGGCCGGTTGCCAGTGCGCAAACCACGAAAGCGGAATCGGCTTGCCGTCACTGTTGATGATGTACATTTTATCCAGTGCGCTGACATCCTGGGTGTAACGCGGATCGACTTCCATCACCACTTTGTACTGGTTCAGCGGCTGGTAAATGGTGGAAATCTGCCGCTGCCCGAAGGCGTTATTCAGCAAGTTGTTCGCGTCATCAACGCTAATGCCGAGGCGCATCATGCTTTCGCGGTCGTAAATCAGGTTCATCTCTGCGCCGTTGTCCTGCTGATCGGAGTTCACATCCGCCAGCTCGGGCAGCGCGGCGAGGGCTTTGCGGATCTTCGGCTCCCACTCGCGCAACGCGCTGAGATCGTCCGATAACAGTGCAAACTGGTAGCTGGCGTTGGCCTGTCGCCCGCCGACGCGAATATCCTGAACGGCCATCAAAAACAGGCTTGCCCCCGGCTCTTTCGCCAGCTTGCCGCGCAGCCGGTCGATCACCTGCTGCGCGGTTTCATGACGCACATCACGGGATTTCAAGGTGATAAACATCATGCCGCTGTTGACCCGCGAACCGCCGGTAAAGCCGGTGACATTATCCACCGCCGGGTCGTCGCGGATGATTTTCATAAAGTCCTGCAACTTGCCGCGCATCGCCTGGAACGAGATGCTCTGATCCGCCTGAATACCGCCCATCAGCACGCCGGTATCTTGCTCCGGGAAGAAGGTTTTCGGGATGGAAATATAGAGCCAGATATTGAGCGCGATAGTGCCGAGCAACACCAGCCCGACCAGCCGCGCGTGGTTCAGTACCCATTTTAGCGAGCGGGCATATTGCTGCTGCAATCTCACCAGCAGGCGACCAATGCCTTTTTCGCGGTTGCGCGCGCGCGGTTTTTGCGCCTTCAACAGCCAGCCGCACATCATTGGTGTGAGCGTCAGGGAGATCGCCAGGGATATACCAATCGCCACCGACAACGTGACGGCGAACTCGCGCAGCAAACGCCCCGGCAGCCCGCCCATCAACAACAGCGGCAGGAACACCGCCACCAGCGACAGGCTCATCGACAACACGGTGAACCCCACTTCCCGCGTGCCTTGCAGCGCCGCCTGCAACGGTTTCATCCCCGCTTCAAGGTGGCGGGAGATATTCTCCAGCACCACAATCGCGTCATCGACCACAAACCCGGTGGCGATAGTCAGCGCCATCAACGACAAGTTATTAAGGCTAAAACCGCACAGGTACATGGCGGCAAATGTGCCGACCAGCGAAACCGGCACCGCGACCGCCGGAATCAGCGTTGCGCGACCGGATCGCAAAAACAGGAACACCACCAGGATCACCAGCGCGACCGAAATAATTAACGTCTGTTCTACCTCTTCCAGCGAGGCGCGAATGGTTGGCGAACGATCCTGGGCGATTTGCAAATCAATGGCGGCGGGAATGGTTTGCTGCAATTCGGGCAGGCGTGCGCGAATGCTGTCCACCGTCTGGATAATATTGGCTTCCGGCAGTTTGCGGATCATCAACAAAATCGCTGGCTTGGCGTTGGTCATCCCGGCGTTGCGCACATCCTGCACCGAGTCGCTGATGGTCGCGACATCGCTTAAACGCACCGCCGCGCCGTTGTTGTAATGAATAATCAACGGCTGGTATTCGGCGGCGGTTTTCAGTTCATCATTGGTCTGCACCTGCCAGCGGTGCGCGCCGTCTTCCAGCGCACCCTGCGGCTTACGCACGTTGGCATTGCTGATTGCCGTGCGCACCGTATCCAGTGAAACGCCCTGGTTAAACAGCGCCTGCGGGTTGAGATCCACACGCACGGCGGGCAGGGAACTGCCGCCGACATCCACATCCCCGACGCCTTCGATTTGCGCGATGCTTTGCGCCAGTTGCGTTGAGGCGAAGTCATACAACTCACCTTGCGAATAGGTATCCGAGGTGAGCGTGAGGATCATGATCGGCGCATCGGACGGGTTAGCTTTGCGATAGGTCGGGCGGCTCGGCATGCCGCTGGGCAACAGGCTCTGCGCGGCGTTAATGGCCGCCTGCACATCGCGTGCGGCGCCGTTGATATCGCGGTCGAAATTAAACTCAAGGATGATGCGCGTGCTGCCGAGCGAACTGGACGAGGTCATTTCACTGACCCCGGCAATGCGTCCAAGCGAGCGCTCAAGCGGGGTAGCAACCGATGAAGCCATCGTTTCCGGCGACGCGCCAGGCAGCGAGGCGCTGATCATGATCACCGGGAAATCCACCTGCGGCAGCGGGGCAACCGGCAGCAGCCGGAAGCCGAGCACGCCGCACAGCGTAATTGCCAGCGAAATTAAAATCGTCGCCACCGGGCGGTAAATGAAGAGGGCGAAAAACTTCATTTACGCCTCCTCATCCCGGCGTGGGAACCGCTTTTTGGTCGCCAGCGCCAGGCGGTCGAACAGCAGGTAAATCACCGGTGTGGTAAACAGCGTTAGCACTTGGCTCACCAGCAAACCGCCGACCATGCCAATGCCCAGCGGGCGGCGCAACTCCGCGCCGACGCCAGTGCTCAGCATCAAGGGCAGCGCGCCAAGCAGCGCCGCTAACGTGGTCATCAGGATCGGGCGAAAACGCAGCAAACAGGCCTGGAAAATCGCATCGCGCGATGACAGCCCGCCTTCGCGTTCGGCGGCGAGGGCGAAGTCGATCATCATGATGGCGTTTTTCTTGACGATACCGATAAGCAAAATAATGCCGATAATGGCGATCACATCCAGTTCACTGCCGGACACCATCAATGCCAGCAACGCGCCGACGCCCGCTGTCGGCAGCGTCGAGAGAATCGTGATTGGGTGGATAAAGCTTTCGTACAGCACGCCGAGCACGATATACATCGCCGCTACTGCCGCGACAATCAGCCAGACGGTGCTACCGAGCGCCACCTGAAACGCCAGCGTGCTCCCCTGGAATTGGGTAGTAATCGTGGTCGGGAAGTTGAGGGTTTTCTCGCTATCCAGCACCGCCTGCACCGCATCGCCCAGCGAGTAACCGTCGGCCACGTTGAACGAGATAGTGGTGGATGGGAACTGGTCGAGATGGTTAATGCTCAGCGGCGCATAACGCTGCTCGACTTTGGCAATCGATGACAGCGGCACGATGCCACCATCGGTGCTGGTCAGGCGAATATTATCCAGCGCCGTCAGGCCCGGCGTTTGCGCCGTGTCGTGCTCCAGTACCACGCGATATTGGTTCGCCTGGGTGTAAATGGTGGAAATCAGCCGCTGACCGAAAGCGTTATACAGCGCGTTATCGACATCCGCCATGCTGATGCCAAGGCGGCTGGCGCTATCGCGATCGACATTGACATACGCCACCAGCCCTTTGTCCTGCCAGTCGCTGCTGACATCCGACAACTGTGGCAGCGCCTGCAATTTGCTCACCAGTTGCGGTACCCAGGTGCTGAGCGCATCCAGTGAGTTAGCCTGCAAGGTGAACTGGTATTGCGTGCGGCTGACCGTGGTATCGATGGTCAAATCCTGCGTCGGTTGCAGGTAGAGCGAAATGCCCGGTATTTTCGCTGCCGCCTGCTGCAAACGTTCGATCACCGGCTGGACACGATCGTCACGGTCATCCAGTGGTTTCAGGTTGATTTGCAGCCGCGCGCTGTTTAATGACGGGTTGGTGCCATCGACGCCGACAAACGAGGTCAGGCTCTCTACCGCCGGGTCGCGCAAGATGATATCCGCCACCTGGCGCTGGCGTTCCGCCATGCTGGCAAACGACGCGGATTGCGGCGCCTGAAGCGTGCCCTGAATAATGCCGTTGTCCTGCACCGGGAAGAACCCCTTCGGGATAAACACCCACAACATCACCGACAGCAGTAACGTCCCGATGGCGACGCTCAGCGTCAGCCACGGATGGTTCAGCACTTTGCTTAACAGGCGCCCGTAACCGGCGATCACGCGTTCAAAAAAACGCTCCGAAGCGCGAGAAAAACGGTTTTGCTTACGCAGGGATTCGGCGCTCAGCATGCGCGCGCACATCATCGGCGTCAGCGTCAGCGACACCACAGCGGAAATAAGGATCGCGATCGCAAGGGTAACGGCGAACTCGCGGAACAAGCGCCCGACGATATCGCCCATAAACAGCAGCGGGATCAGCACCGCAATCAGCGAGAAGGTGAGAGAAATAATGGTAAAGCCGATTTCGCCCGCACCTTTTAGCGCGGCGGTGAGCGGTTTTTCGCCTTTTTCGATATAGCGCGAGATGTTCTCAATCACCACGATCGCGTCATCAACCACAAAACCGGTGGCGATGGTCAGCGCCATCAACGTCAGGTTATTAATGGAAAAATCGAGAAACACCATTGCGGCAAAGGTGCCGACCAGCGACAGCGGCACCGCCACGCCGGGAATAATTGTCGCCGGAATATTGCGCAAAAACAGGTAGATGATCATCACCACCAGCGCAATGGCCAGCATCAGCTCAAACTGCGTATCGCTAACCGACGCGCGGATATTGTTGGTGCGGTCCGACAACACTTTGACACTCACCGATTTCGGCAAACTTTCTGTTAACTGCGGCAGTAGCGTGCGGATGCTGTCGGCGGTATCAATAATGTTCGCGCCCGGCTGGCGTTGGACGTTCATGACAATCGCTTGCTGCTTATTCGCCCATGCGCCAAGCCAGCTATTTTCCGCGCCTTGCTCAACGGTGGCGATATCGCCGAGGCGAATCGGTGCGCCATTCTGGTAGGCGATAATCAGCCGACGATACTCTTCGGCGGACTCCATCTGGTCGTTGGCGGATAACGTCACGGCGCGGGTCGGGCCATCGAGACTGCCTTTTGCCGAGTTCACGTTGGCGTTGCTGATGGCGGTGCGAATGGTTTCGCTGGTCAGCCCCAGCCCGGCAATCGCCTGGGCATTCAGCTTGACGCGCACGGCAGGGCGTTGCCCGCCGGAAAGCGTGACCAGGCCGACGCCGGAAACCTGCGAGATTTTCTGCGCGACGCGGGTTTCCACCATATCTTCCACCTGCGTCATTGGCATGGCGGAAGAGGTCACCGCCAGCGTCATGATCGGCGGATCGGCAGGGTTTACTTTGCTGTAAACCGGTGGATTGGGGAGATCGGAAGGTAACAGGCTGTTGGCGGCGTTCATCGCGGCCTGCACTTCCTGCTCGGCGACGTCCAGCGGCAGGCTAAGCTGGAACTGAAGTGTCACCACAGACGCGCCGCCGGAGCTTTGCGAAGACATCTGTTTTAAGCCTGACATCTGACCGAACTGGCGCTCCAGCGGCGCGGTAATCGCCGAGGTCACCACGTCCGGGCTGGCCCCCGGATAGAGCGTCACCACCTGAATGGTTGGGTAATCCACTTC
Coding sequences:
- the mdtC gene encoding multidrug efflux RND transporter permease subunit MdtC, with translation MKFFALFIYRPVATILISLAITLCGVLGFRLLPVAPLPQVDFPVIMISASLPGASPETMASSVATPLERSLGRIAGVSEMTSSSSLGSTRIILEFNFDRDINGAARDVQAAINAAQSLLPSGMPSRPTYRKANPSDAPIMILTLTSDTYSQGELYDFASTQLAQSIAQIEGVGDVDVGGSSLPAVRVDLNPQALFNQGVSLDTVRTAISNANVRKPQGALEDGAHRWQVQTNDELKTAAEYQPLIIHYNNGAAVRLSDVATISDSVQDVRNAGMTNAKPAILLMIRKLPEANIIQTVDSIRARLPELQQTIPAAIDLQIAQDRSPTIRASLEEVEQTLIISVALVILVVFLFLRSGRATLIPAVAVPVSLVGTFAAMYLCGFSLNNLSLMALTIATGFVVDDAIVVLENISRHLEAGMKPLQAALQGTREVGFTVLSMSLSLVAVFLPLLLMGGLPGRLLREFAVTLSVAIGISLAISLTLTPMMCGWLLKAQKPRARNREKGIGRLLVRLQQQYARSLKWVLNHARLVGLVLLGTIALNIWLYISIPKTFFPEQDTGVLMGGIQADQSISFQAMRGKLQDFMKIIRDDPAVDNVTGFTGGSRVNSGMMFITLKSRDVRHETAQQVIDRLRGKLAKEPGASLFLMAVQDIRVGGRQANASYQFALLSDDLSALREWEPKIRKALAALPELADVNSDQQDNGAEMNLIYDRESMMRLGISVDDANNLLNNAFGQRQISTIYQPLNQYKVVMEVDPRYTQDVSALDKMYIINSDGKPIPLSWFAHWQPANAPLSVNHQGLSAASTIAFNLPTGTSLSEASDAINRAMTQLGVPSSVRGSFAGTAQVFQETMNSQVILILAAIATVYIVLGILYESYVHPLTILSTLPSAGVGALLALELFGAPFSLIALIGIMLLIGIVKKNAIMMVDFALDAQRQGNLSAEEAIFQACLLRFRPIMMTTLAALFGALPLVISGGDGSELRQPLGITIVGGLVMSQLLTLYTTPVVYLFFDRLRTRFSRNAREPVSE
- a CDS encoding MFS transporter gives rise to the protein MSELPKHIRWQLWIVAFGFFMQSLDTTIVNTALPSMAKSLGESPLHMHMVVVSYVLTVAVMLPASGWLADRVGVRNIFFVAIVLFTTGSLFCAQAATLDQLVMARVLQGVGGAMMVPVGRLTVMKIVPRDQYMAAMTFVTLPGQVGPLLGPALGGVLVEYASWHWIFLINLPVGIIGAIATLTLMPNYKLQTRRFDMAGFVLLACGMATLTLALDGSHGLGLASWQLGGLVAVGTAAIVCYLLHAKGNDGALFNLNLFRTPSFSLGLAGSFAGRVGSGMLPFMTPVFLQIGLGFSPFHAGLMMIPMVLGSMGMKRIVVQVVNRFGYRRALVCSTLGLALISLLFMATALLGWYYLLPVVLFCQGMVNSMRFSSMNTLTLKDLPDDLASSGNSLLSMIMQLSMSIGVTVAGLLLGAFGQLHLSADSGVAHHVFLYAYLSMAVIISLPAFIFARVPNDASQNVVIARRNRRKS